In Halichondria panicea chromosome 9, odHalPani1.1, whole genome shotgun sequence, a genomic segment contains:
- the LOC135341157 gene encoding uncharacterized protein LOC135341157 — translation METAKEFYRILWINTMDMEHPTLLCRKEQQVSVNFSMELKTRLKSGWYPQPGKTSDDYLPEIKRPEQRVDYYYPPRTTTAATIDDEPTFTRTNTPTLVNRNCEELVVLFHNEILVGSKAGASGNSAILSKAKFGMLADYPGDTGAWDNLADPSLSLQSQSVSFNPSVPFPLNPAISGQGGPY, via the coding sequence ATGGAAACCGCAAAAGAATTCTACAGGATCCTGTGGATAAACACAATGGACATGGAGCACCCAACTTTGCTGTGCAGGAAAGAGCAACAAGTGTCTGTCAACTTTTCCATGGAACTCAAGACCAGGCTCAAGTCTGGCTGGTACCCTCAGCCTGGAAAGACTTCAGACGACTACTTGCCTGAAATCAAGAGACCAGAGCAGAGGGTGGACTACTACTATCCACCAAGAACCACAACTGCAGCCACAATCGACGATGAACCAACATTCACAAGGACAAACACTCCCACTCTGGTCAACAGGAACTGCGAAGAACTGGTTGTGCTGTTCCACAACGAAATACTGGTTGGTTCCAAGGCTGGTGCCTCTGGCAACAGTGCCATACTCTCGAAAGCCAAGTTTGGAATGCTTGCAGACTACCCAGGAGACACAGGTGCATGGGACAACCTGGCAGACCCTTCGCTGTCTCTTCAATCTCAGTCAGTATCGTTCAACCCTTCTGTACCCTTCCCACTCAACCCAGCTATCAGCGGACAAGGAGGACCTTATTAA
- the LOC135341786 gene encoding uncharacterized protein LOC135341786: protein MLRKIVERLQALSLVARLSEELVDATYVLERGMCPGTAAAESSVVVAKEGTMSRYVQANLGERHQKNKQQESPRTGGLDPEAPPFQLPKTGLLWTYSSKPVLLQTARATAYNPDCPSTSLSVRMVMDTGSQRSYITNSARSRLELTAAGEQRMTIMAFGSAQNGDSVCEYVKLGLKLKNGETQNLSLFTVPTICEPLKPHPLVDYRRTYPHLSGLEFADDPEDAETIHVDMLVGSDHYWDLVTGALQRGTNGPVAIETRLGWVLSGPISTPSMDSHGLITHSLHITCEGFEEKMLNDTMRSFWELESFGIPNTDRSLYDKLRDTIEFREGRYEVQLPWKAPRLDLPNNYALSLKRLKGLLRRLRHDPDVLREYDMVIKTQFEQGIVELVEDLANRPDVHYLPHHPVIRKDKMTTKVRVVYDASAKTSGPSLNDCLDQGPKFDQKILDILCPFRTHRVAVTADIEKAFLMISVAAKDRDFLRFLWVDDAVKDEPRIVVYRFARVVFGVNASPFLLNATIRHHLEIHADTHREIVSKVIRSIYVDDIVTGSQSEEQAYQLYSEAKTLLKTGAFNLRKFYTNATRLQAKVDLEESAQHQDEPKPMETYSQSTLSGNGELCDAEQRILGLKWNITSDQIIFSLADLAEQARRLEPTKRNVISLIGRVYDPLGFLAPIVVRYKVFMQSLCKAKIGWDEKIPEASITQWSKLVLALEDAQPLTIPRCYLEAVQGEVLSYQLCGYCDASLSAYAAVIYLLIETKDKTHMRFVVAKTRVAPLKKQTVPRLELLSAVLLARLMNTTKLSLNPEIEISSFHCFIDSQVALCWIRNIGKSWKPFVQNRVSEIRNLFPVECWNHIPGVENPADVPSRGTTPLELLVNKLWRDGPSMPFRYSDKATDDDLPSECLEELPASEKRAVHGLLTIEESSVTNLIQVNNFSDINKLVNVLTYVLKFCSYMKRLISPTTVCKNERMIAEVLLIKEAQLLLRDHKNFLMWEKQLFLFEDEHGVLRSRGRIANATLPYSTKHPIILPSDHPLTTMYIRQSHSRVLHNGVKETLTELRSRFWVIKGRSVVKQVLHSCNTCRRHEGMSCRVPPPPPLPTFRVQEAPPFTSTGVDFAGPLYVKHPGGVQTKVWIVLYTCCVTRAIHLDLVSDMSAPV, encoded by the coding sequence ATGCTTCGCAAGATTGTCGAACGGTTGCAAGCATTGAGTCTCGTCGCGAGGTTATCAGAAGAACTGGTAGATGCTACATATGTCTTGGAAAGGGGCATGTGTCCCGGAACTGCCGCAGCCGAATCAAGTGTCGTAGTTGCAAAGGAAGGCACCATGTCGCGATATGTTCAGGCCAACCTAGGCGAAAGGCACCAGAAAAACAAACAACAGGAATCACCTCGTACAGGAGGGCTCGACCCTGAAGCCCCCCCATTCCAGCTACCAAAAACGGGATTATTATGGACGTATTCTAGTAAACCTGTACTTCTTCAAACAGCAAGAGCCACTGCATACAATCCAGACTGTCCGTCAACCTCTTTGAGTGTTCGAATGGTGATGGATACTGGCAGCCAGAGATCATACATTACAAACAGTGCGAGGAGCCGACTCGAGTTGACCGCTGCAGGAGAACAACGTATGACTATCATGGCATTTGGGTCCGCCCAGAATGGTGACAGTGTCTGTGAATATGTAAAACTAGGGCTCAAGCTGAAGAATGGGGAGACGCAAAATCTCTCACTGTTCACTGTACCTACGATCTGTGAGCCGTTAAAGCCTCATCCCCTCGTTGACTATAGAAGGACATATCCACACTTGAGTGGATTAGAGTTTGCTGACGATCCGGAAGACGCTGAGACAATCCATGTGGATATGCTAGTTGGGTCTGATCACTATTGGGACCTCGTAACCGGAGCACTGCAGAGAGGAACAAACGGGCCAGTTGCCATCGAAACGAGACTCGGATGGGTTCTCTCTGGTCCTATTTCCACTCCGAGTATGGATTCTCACGGTTTAATAACACATTCGCTGCACATCACTTGTGAAGGATTTGAGGAAAAGATGCTGAATGACACGATGAGATCGTTTTGGGAACTGGAATCCTTTGGAATCCCAAACACAGATCGATCACTGTACGATAAACTTCGTGACACAATAGAGTTTCGTGAAGGAAGGTACGAAGTTCAACTTCCATGGAAGGCACCGAGACTGGACCTTCCCAACAACTACGCGCTTAGTTTGAAGAGATTGAAGGGGTTGCTTCGACGCCTCCGACACGACCCAGATGTACTACGCGAGTATGACATGGTGATCAAGACGCAGTTTGAGCAGGGGATAGTTGAATTAGTAGAGGATTTGGCAAACAGGCCCGATGTACACTATTTACCTCATCATCCAGTAATCCGAAAGGATAAAATGACCACGAAAGTGCGAGTGGTCTACGATGCCTCGGCCAAAACGAGTGGGCCCTCTCTCAACGACTGTCTGGACCAAGGACCGAAATTCGATCAAAAAATCCTTGACATTCTTTGTCCGTTTAGAACCCATCGAGTTGCTGTAACAGCCGATATCGAAAAGGCGTTTCTTATGATATCTGTGGCAGCTAAGGATCGAGATTTCTTGCGGTTCTTGTGGGTGGACGATGCAGTTAAGGACGAGCCGAGAATTGTTGTGTATCGGTTCGCTAGAGTGGTATTTGGGGTGAATGCCAGCCCCTTCTTGTTGAACGCCACCATCCGACACCATCTTGAAATACACGCGGACACACACCGTGAAATTGTTTCCAAGGTGATACGGTCGATCTATGTCGATGATATTGTAACAGGTTCACAATCGGAAGAGCAAGCTTATCAGTTGTACAGTGAAGCTAAAACCTTGCTGAAGACGGGTGCATTCAACTTGCGAAAGTTTTACACTAATGCAACGAGATTGCAAGCTAAGGTGGACCTCGAGGAGTCGGCACAGCATCAAGATGAGCCTAAGCCAATGGAAACATATTCACAGTCCACACTGAGTGGCAATGGAGAACTTTGCGATGCTGAGCAAAGAATTCTTGGATTGAAGTGGAATATCACCTCAGATCAGATTATCTTCTCATTAGCCGATTTGGCTGAACAAGCCCGAAGACTGGAGCCCACCAAAAGGAACGTCATCAGCCTTATCGGGAGGGTGTATGACCCATTAGGATTCTTGGCCCCAATTGTAGTGAGATACAAGGTGTTCATGCAGTCTTTATGCAAGGCCAAGATTGGCTGGGACGAGAAAATACCGGAGGCCTCGATAACGCAGTGGAGCAAACTCGTGTTGGCTTTGGAAGATGCGCAGCCTTTGACAATTCCTAGATGCTACCTGGAAGCTGTGCAAGGTGAAGTGCTTTCCTATCAGCTTTGCGGCTACTGTGATGCCTCACTGTCAGCGTACGCTGCAGTTATCTATTTGTTGATTGAGACCAAAGACAAGACTCACATGCGATTTGTGGTTGCCAAAACGAGAGTGGCACCTTTGAAGAAACAAACTGTACCTAGACTTGAGCTTCTCTCAGCAGTATTGCTCGCAAGATTAATGAACACGACAAAATTGAGTTTGAACCCAGAGATTGAGATATCCTCCTTTCACTGCTTCATTGACTCCCAAGTCGCTCTATGCTGGATAAGAAATATAGGAAAGTCATGGAAGCCGTTCGTGCAAAACAGAGTGTCAGAAATTCGAAACCTGTTCCCAGTTGAGTGTTGGAATCACATACCAGGCGTTGAAAATCCTGCTGATGTGCCCTCAAGGGGAACTACACCTCTCGAATTATTGGTGAACAAATTGTGGCGAGACGGTCCTAGCATGCCATTTAGGTATTCTGACAAAGCAACCGATGACGACCTTCCCTCGGAATGCCTCGAAGAGCTCCCGGCAAGCGAGAAACGAGCCGTACATGGTCTTTTGACAATCGAGGAGTCTTCTGTTACGAACCTCATTCAGGTCAATAATTTTAGCGATATCAACAAACTTGTCAATGTTCTCACCTACGTATTGAAGTTTTGTTCCTATATGAAGAGACTCATATCTCCTACCACAGTTTGTAAAAATGAAAGAATGATTGCCGAAGTACTCCTAATAAAGGAAGCACAACTGTTGCTGAGAGATCACAAGAATTTCTTAATGTGGGAGAAGCAGTTGTTCCTTTTCGAAGATGAACATGGAGTTTTGAGAAGTCGAGGGAGAATTGCCAATGCAACTTTACCATACTCGACCAAGCACCCTATTATTTTGCCGAGTGACCATCCTCTGACAACAATGTATATCCGCCAATCTCATAGTCGAGTGCTACACAACGGTGTAAAGGAGACCCTCACCGAACTCAGGTCACGATTCTGGGTGATAAAGGGAAGAAGTGTAGTCAAGCAAGTTCTTCACAGTTGCAACACCTGCAGACGACACGAAGGAATGTCCTGCCGAGtaccaccaccccccccatTGCCTACTTTTAGAGTTCAAGAAGCACCACCCTTTACGAGCACTGGTGTTGATTTTGCTGGACCATTGTACGTCAAGCATCCTGGTGGAGTGCAAACGAAGGTTTGGATAGTATTATACACTTGTTGTGTTACCAGAGCTATCCACCTGGACCTTGTGAGTGACATGTCGGCACCCGTTTAG